Part of the Candidatus Moraniibacteriota bacterium genome is shown below.
ATTGCCCGATCAACCCGTGGCGACCGCCAAAGCGCCGCCATTCCCGGGCGACGCGTCAAAGGCATTGTCCGCCCTGCCGAAACCGCCTATCGCCTCATTAAGACCTTCAACAATACCGCACTCATCGAAGTAGAGCCCAAAACTGGTCGGACACACCAGATACGCGTGCACCTCGCCTCCATTGGTCACCCTGTCCTCGGCGACACACTCTACGCTTCACGAGCCTCGCGCGCGGTTATACCTTCCCCCAAAAGGCAGCTCCTTCATGCGGCAAACCTCTCTTTTGAGCTCTTTGGACAAGAATATTCCTTCACAGCGCCCCTTCCAAGCGACTTTTCTGACTGGCAAGAGCTCTTTACAAAGCAACAATAATACGGTAAGATTCCGAGATAAGAGAGGACGACCGTCCTTTTTTTCATGTACTCGCGCGTTTTTAATTATTATTGCGGACGATCGCGCTCGCCGCACACGACCCATGTTTATGCCACTCAAGAAAACGTTAAGCTCACTTCTCGACGAAACACTCGCACTTCACAAGAAGCCAGAAGTTTCAGAAGAAGCACCCGTCTCGGAAGAAAAAACCGAGAACGCTACCCCAAAGAAGAAAGCATCTGCCAAAAAATCCGCAGCAACAAAGCCACCTAAGAAAGCATCTGAAACAAGCAAAGTAGCGCCAGAAAAATCAGAAGAAGGAGAGGCCTCGGAAAAAAATGGGGTAAAGAGAGAGAAAAAGACATCGAAAGCCGCCCCCGAAGAAGTCGTGGACGATTCTGAAATGGGACGACTTATTGCAGAGCACCCGTTCGAAGTACCGAGTATCGGCGACGTACTCCAGGGAACCATCATCGAGGTTGGCTCCAATTTCGCATTGATCGACCTTGGTCCATTGGGGACGGGTACCGTTCTCGGCAAAGAAATGCGCGACGGTCTCGCTGGCGGTGTCAAAGTCAAGAAAGGCGACTCCGTAAGCGCAACGCTCATCGACCTCGAGAATGACGACGGCGTCATCGAACTCTCCATCCGAGAGGCCTCCTATGACAAGTCATGGGAAGATATCCAGATGAAGCTTGAGAACAAAGAAGTCGTCCCAACCAAAATACTCGAAGCCAATAAGGGTGGGCTTATGATTGAAGTAAATGGCGTCCCTGGTTTCCTCCCCGTTTCCCAGCTTGGCAGCGAGCACTACCCACGCGTCGAAGATGGCGACAAGAACAAGATCCTCGACCTCCTCAAACGCCTTATCGGGCAAGAGCTCAATGTCCGCATCTTGGATGCCGATCGTATCAATGAGAAACTTATCGTGAGCGAAAAGGCAGCTCGAAGTGAAAAGGAGCGTGCTGCCATCTCTTCTCTTCAGGTAGGCGATACGGTTTCCGGTGAGGTGAGCGGCGTTGTAGACTTTGGCGCCTTCGTCAAATTCCCTATCCCAGGAAACGAGAAAGAGCGAGTCGAAGGTTTGGTGCATATTTCCGAGCTCGCTTGGCAGCTTATTGATGATCCACGAACCGTTGTTCGCACGGGCGATCAGGTGAGTGTCAAGGTAATCGGTATCGAAGACACGCGAATCTCCCTCTCCATGAAGGCGCTCAAAGACGATCCTTGGGCAAATGTCGCCGAAAAATACACCGTCGGGGACACGGTGAGCGGGAAAGTCGACAAGATTAATCACTTCGGCGCCTTCGTCTATCTCGACAAAGATATTCACGGACTCGCCTATGTGAGCGAATTCCAAAACCTCTACCCCGGTCGCAAAATGGAAGAGGTCTTCCAAGTTGGCGGAAGCTACACCTGGAAAATCCTCTCCATGGAACCCAAGAGTCACCGCATGGGACTCCTCCCAGTGAAATAGCACTCCCGCACCGAATAGCGTTCCCAAGGAATACTGCTCGGGGAATAGCAAAAGTTAAGGGAAGCAAGAAAAACTCCGCCCATATTTGGGTGGAGTTTTTTTAAACCACGAAACTCACCATGCGCAAAATAATAAAAATGCTTTTATCTAAAACACTGAACAAAACTCAGCCCTGTCGCTCCGAGTAGAGTCGAGGAATCTCAGACTTTCTGGAAGCATTGTCTATCCGGTAAGCCAATGTCCTTCCACCTCACTTCTTCGTCGTTTCGGTCGAGCCGACAAAGAAGTGTCTCGTTCTGCGTAAGGTGAAAATCAAATATGTCGCATCTCTTCGAAGCGCTTTTCCGCCCTCTCAGATCAGAAACAATTTCTTGTCCTCGGAAAGATTGATAAAATCGTCGAGTTGTTCAATAAGCTTGGCACTCGCCGATTCCTTGAATGCCATGCCTTCGACGCGACACCCCGTTGTTGATTGAATATATTCAATGAGCGGTATATAGTCTCCGTCACCTGAAACAAGGATAATCACATCGAGATTGCGAGCCATTCTCACCGCATCCATCGCAATGCCCACATCCCAATCTCCCTTCTTGGAACCATCGGGGAAAATCTGCAAATCTTTCGTTTTCACTTCAAATCCGGATTTCTCAAGCGCTTCAAAGAACTTTTCTTCCATACCCTCGACGGTTTTGATGCCGTAGGCGATGGCACGGATGAGTTTCCGGTCGGCTGTGCCAGCAAGGAGCACGTTCTTAAAGCTCACTTTCTTACTGAAAAGAATGCGAGCGCTATAATACATATTCTGCACATCGACCAACATGCCGACGCGCTGTTCCTTAAATTTCGCCATAAATCAATACTTGTAAATAAAACTTTTCTGTCATCCCAACCAAAATAGAGGGATTTCAGTTTAATTGTGTAGAAAGCCTCTTAGCTTAAAAGGTTCGAATTTCCAACTTGCAGAAAAAAGTGTCAATCTTTTGAAAGCAACTAACTCGGAACTACATTCTCACAAAGGGAGCAGTTGATTGACGTAGAGGAAAAGCCAATCCCGCACCTTGGATACAAAGTGCGGGAGGAAAAATCTAGGCGAGTTTGAGCTTCTTTGCAAGGGCTTTCGCCGACTTCTCATCTGTTTTCTGGAGATATCCCATCAGGCGCTTCCGCTTCGAGACCATTTTGAGGAGTCCTCGACGAGAATGAAAGTCTTTCTTGTTCTTCTTGAGGTGATCGGTCAGCTTCTTAATTCGCTCCGTAAACATCGCAATCTGATACTCCGGCGACCCGGTATCCTTCTCATGTCGCTTCACCTCTTTCGTCGCCTTCACCTTCTGCTTCGTCGTCAACATAGCTTTGTCGTACGGCATCGGACTCGTTCACAAAAAACCAATCCGAGCTCGTCCCCTATAAATTAATACTAAAAGCCTATCATGGAAAGCTTTTCTGCGCAACCTACAGCACTGTAAATGAGGCAACGCCGTCGCTCGTTTGCGGGCGCATGACGCGGACGCCTTGGGTGACACGGGAGAGGAGCGGGACACTCTTGAGCGGAATGCGGATGATAGTACCCTTTCTCGAAGTCGCCATCAGGTCGCATTCGGAGATATCGTCTTTGTGTACCACCTCCGCACCGACAATCTTGCCAATCTTTGGTGTCACCTTGGCAGTTTTCATGCCACTTCCGCCACGATGCTGGAGTTTGTAGTGTTTGAGGTCGGTGCGTTTCCCGAAGCCACTCCCCGAGAGGATGATAAGCTCAAGATCTTTCCCCTCGGCGCGGACGACATTCATACCCACGACTTTGTCGGACGCAGCAAGCTTGATACCGCGCACGCCACCGGCACTTCGCCCCATCGGGCGCACATCACTTTCCTTGAAGCGAATCGCCTGCCCTTCACTCGTAGTGAAGATGATATGATCAGAGCCAGTTGTCGGCGCAACCCAGCCAAGCATATCGCCCTTTTCGAGGTTGATCGTGATAAGTCCGCTCCGACGCACCGTTTCATAGTCTTCGAGCTTCGTTTTCTTGATAGTACCCTGCTCTGTCGCCATGAAGAGATATTTGTAATCATCATCCTTATTGAAGGCAATGAGCGCAGTAATGCGTTCGTCTGGCGACATCTGGAGGAAATTTACAATCGCCTGCCCCTTCGCCGTACGCGAAGATTCGGGGATTTCATACGCCTTGGTCTGAAACACCTTGCCCGTATCAGTAAAAAACATGAGATTGTCATGCGTCATAATGCCAAGCACCTTGGCAATCGCATCACCCTCATGCGTCGTCGCGCCAATTACACCCTTGCCGCCACGCTTTTGCACGCGATAGACATCTGGATTCATTCGCTTCACATAGCCATCATGAGAAAGCGTGATAATTGCTTCTTCGTTTGGGATAAGATCTTCCTGCCGAAATTCGCCAATACCAGAGCGAATCACCTTGGTTTTTCTCTCATCGCCATACTTTGCCTTGAGATCGAGGAGCTCGGTCTTCACAAGTTTCATAAGCTTCGTCCGACTCCCAAGCAGATCTTCGAGCTCAGCGATAAGCCTGCGCTTCTCAGCAAGTTCATCTTCGATCTTCTTACGCTCGAGTCCAGCAAGCGTCTGAAGACGCATTTCGAGAATCGCATCCGTCTGACGATCAGAAAGGCGAAAGCTCTTCATGAGGCGTGTCTTTGCTGTTTCTTTGTCCGGAGATTTCTTGATAATCGCAATCACTTCATCTATATGGTCGAGTGCGGTTTTGAGCCCTTCGAGGATATGCGCGCGATCTCGCGCCTTTTCAAGTTCAAATCGCGTCCGACGTGTCACGACAATCTCACGATGTGCGACAAATTGCTCGAGAATTGATTTCAAGTTCAACACCTGCGGCTCAATGCCGTTCACTAGTGCCAACATATTCATGTTGAAGTTCTTCTGGAAATCCGTAAGCGAATAGAGCTTATTGAGCACTTTCTGTGGGAACGCCTCTTTCTTGAGATCAACCACGATACGCACTCCATCCTTATCGGATTCATCACGGAGATCTTTGATACCCTGAAGCTTCCCATCCTTTACCAGTTCAGCAATT
Proteins encoded:
- a CDS encoding S1 RNA-binding domain-containing protein, giving the protein MPLKKTLSSLLDETLALHKKPEVSEEAPVSEEKTENATPKKKASAKKSAATKPPKKASETSKVAPEKSEEGEASEKNGVKREKKTSKAAPEEVVDDSEMGRLIAEHPFEVPSIGDVLQGTIIEVGSNFALIDLGPLGTGTVLGKEMRDGLAGGVKVKKGDSVSATLIDLENDDGVIELSIREASYDKSWEDIQMKLENKEVVPTKILEANKGGLMIEVNGVPGFLPVSQLGSEHYPRVEDGDKNKILDLLKRLIGQELNVRILDADRINEKLIVSEKAARSEKERAAISSLQVGDTVSGEVSGVVDFGAFVKFPIPGNEKERVEGLVHISELAWQLIDDPRTVVRTGDQVSVKVIGIEDTRISLSMKALKDDPWANVAEKYTVGDTVSGKVDKINHFGAFVYLDKDIHGLAYVSEFQNLYPGRKMEEVFQVGGSYTWKILSMEPKSHRMGLLPVK
- a CDS encoding NYN domain-containing protein, yielding MAKFKEQRVGMLVDVQNMYYSARILFSKKVSFKNVLLAGTADRKLIRAIAYGIKTVEGMEEKFFEALEKSGFEVKTKDLQIFPDGSKKGDWDVGIAMDAVRMARNLDVIILVSGDGDYIPLIEYIQSTTGCRVEGMAFKESASAKLIEQLDDFINLSEDKKLFLI
- the rpsO gene encoding 30S ribosomal protein S15, which codes for MLTTKQKVKATKEVKRHEKDTGSPEYQIAMFTERIKKLTDHLKKNKKDFHSRRGLLKMVSKRKRLMGYLQKTDEKSAKALAKKLKLA
- the gyrA gene encoding DNA gyrase subunit A, translated to MKKNAVESLVTPEENIHIQPITDEVRKSYLDYAMSVIVSRALPDVRDGLKPVHRRILYSMWSTGLKASAKFRKSATVVGEVLGKYHPHGDTAVYDTMVRMAQDFSLRYPLVWGQGNFGSMDGDSAAAYRYTEAKLSPIAEEMLFDIEKDTVDFVPNFDGVHKEPVLLPAKLPQLLANGTVGIAVGMATNIPPHNLSELIDGISHLIENPEASTEDLLKFIKGPDFPTGGIIYNAKDIREAYATGRGKITTRAKAEIIETKAGMFQIVATEITYLTNKSTLIQKIAELVKDGKLQGIKDLRDESDKDGVRIVVDLKKEAFPQKVLNKLYSLTDFQKNFNMNMLALVNGIEPQVLNLKSILEQFVAHREIVVTRRTRFELEKARDRAHILEGLKTALDHIDEVIAIIKKSPDKETAKTRLMKSFRLSDRQTDAILEMRLQTLAGLERKKIEDELAEKRRLIAELEDLLGSRTKLMKLVKTELLDLKAKYGDERKTKVIRSGIGEFRQEDLIPNEEAIITLSHDGYVKRMNPDVYRVQKRGGKGVIGATTHEGDAIAKVLGIMTHDNLMFFTDTGKVFQTKAYEIPESSRTAKGQAIVNFLQMSPDERITALIAFNKDDDYKYLFMATEQGTIKKTKLEDYETVRRSGLITINLEKGDMLGWVAPTTGSDHIIFTTSEGQAIRFKESDVRPMGRSAGGVRGIKLAASDKVVGMNVVRAEGKDLELIILSGSGFGKRTDLKHYKLQHRGGSGMKTAKVTPKIGKIVGAEVVHKDDISECDLMATSRKGTIIRIPLKSVPLLSRVTQGVRVMRPQTSDGVASFTVL